A part of Caldisalinibacter kiritimatiensis genomic DNA contains:
- a CDS encoding NAD(P)/FAD-dependent oxidoreductase yields the protein MYDVCIIGAGVIGSAIARELSRYDLNICWLEKSEDVACGTTKANSGIVHGGYDAKHGTLKGELSAKGNSMFKRLDKELSFGFAEIGSFVIGFDEDDEKEIKRLYENGLKNGARGLEIVDKEFISKKEPYINKEVKIGLYCKTAGIISPYEFAIALAENAVENGVILHLETEVVDINKEEKGFIIKTNRGNFTSKYVINAAGVHADDIARMVGINDFDITPRRGQYLLFDKEQGYLANSVIFQTPKNGTKGVLVTKTYHGNLLLGPSAEYIDDKGNIDTTKEVLEEILQTGKKSIPEVDGRKVITSFSGLRASSKNGDFIIEESEIKGFINVAAIDSPGLTSAPAIAVKVVDIVSNLGLQLKEKENFNPYRTPINRTENMSPEEINELIKKDPRYGRIICRCESVTEGEIIEALNRPIKVSTIDGIKRRVRATGGRCQGGFCTPRIIEIISRELNIPMEEIQKRNKGSNILVDRTKKAFEDYKGDC from the coding sequence ATGTATGATGTATGTATTATAGGTGCAGGAGTAATAGGAAGTGCAATAGCAAGAGAATTGTCTCGGTATGATTTGAATATATGTTGGCTTGAAAAAAGTGAAGATGTGGCATGTGGAACTACTAAAGCAAACAGTGGTATTGTGCATGGTGGATATGATGCAAAGCACGGTACTTTAAAAGGAGAATTAAGTGCTAAAGGAAATAGTATGTTTAAAAGACTTGATAAGGAATTAAGTTTTGGTTTTGCAGAAATAGGTTCATTTGTAATAGGTTTCGATGAAGATGATGAAAAAGAAATAAAAAGATTATATGAGAATGGACTAAAAAATGGTGCAAGAGGTCTTGAAATAGTAGATAAAGAGTTTATAAGCAAAAAAGAACCCTATATAAATAAGGAGGTAAAAATAGGACTTTACTGTAAAACAGCAGGGATTATATCACCTTATGAATTTGCTATTGCATTAGCAGAAAATGCAGTTGAAAATGGTGTGATATTACACTTAGAAACTGAGGTAGTTGATATAAACAAGGAAGAAAAAGGTTTCATAATAAAAACAAATAGGGGAAATTTCACATCAAAATATGTAATAAATGCAGCAGGGGTACATGCCGATGATATAGCTAGAATGGTTGGTATAAATGATTTTGACATAACGCCTAGAAGGGGGCAATATCTACTATTTGATAAGGAACAGGGGTATTTAGCAAACAGTGTTATATTCCAAACTCCTAAAAATGGAACAAAGGGAGTATTAGTAACTAAAACTTATCATGGTAATCTTTTATTGGGACCAAGTGCCGAGTATATAGATGATAAAGGAAATATAGATACAACAAAAGAAGTTTTAGAAGAAATATTACAGACGGGAAAGAAATCAATTCCTGAAGTAGATGGAAGGAAAGTTATTACTTCATTTTCAGGTTTAAGGGCTAGTTCAAAGAATGGTGACTTCATTATTGAAGAAAGTGAAATAAAGGGTTTTATAAATGTAGCAGCAATTGATTCACCGGGGTTAACTTCAGCTCCAGCTATTGCTGTTAAAGTAGTAGATATTGTTTCGAATTTAGGACTTCAATTAAAAGAGAAAGAAAATTTTAATCCATATAGAACACCTATAAATAGAACAGAAAATATGAGCCCAGAAGAAATAAATGAGCTTATCAAAAAAGACCCACGATACGGAAGGATAATATGTAGATGTGAAAGTGTTACAGAGGGAGAAATTATTGAAGCATTAAATAGACCAATCAAAGTAAGTACAATAGATGGAATAAAAAGAAGAGTAAGAGCTACTGGGGGTAGATGTCAAGGAGGATTTTGTACACCTAGAATAATTGAAATCATAAGTAGAGAGTTAAATATTCCTATGGAAGAAATTCAGAAGAGAAATAAGGGTTCAAATATATTAGTTGATAGAACAAAAAAAGCTTTCGAGGATTATAAGGGGGATTGTTAA
- a CDS encoding FAD:protein FMN transferase has protein sequence MARKLQKNIIISVLVITLLLTLGYNLFFSKGKQYTNEPISKTGFLLGTIVEVKIYDQVDEAIFDKVFNILDEIENKMSVNIQTSEVSKINNNAGIKSVNVSEETFNVINKGKYYSSISNGNFDISIGPLVELWNIGSGNEQIPSSKQIQEALNNIDYRNIILDKSNYSVRLSKKGMMIDLGGIAKGYAADKIASYLKDNNINSAIINLGGNVYALGARPDKTPWKIAIQNPLETRGTYLGTVELKDKSVVSSGVYERYFVHNDKRYHHILSPFTGYPVENSLLSVTIVSDKSIDGDGLSTAVFTLGLDKGANLINSLEGIEAIFIDDKQNVYITTGLKNSFELTDNEFTLKILSSNID, from the coding sequence ATGGCTAGAAAATTACAAAAGAATATTATTATTTCAGTGTTAGTAATTACTTTACTGCTTACTTTAGGATATAATTTGTTTTTTTCAAAGGGTAAACAATACACAAATGAACCTATTTCTAAGACTGGCTTTTTATTGGGTACTATAGTTGAAGTAAAAATTTATGACCAAGTTGATGAAGCAATATTTGATAAAGTATTTAATATACTAGATGAAATAGAAAACAAAATGAGTGTAAATATTCAAACAAGTGAAGTTTCTAAAATTAACAATAATGCTGGTATTAAAAGTGTTAATGTATCAGAAGAAACTTTCAATGTAATAAATAAAGGAAAATATTATTCATCTATTTCAAATGGTAATTTTGACATCAGTATAGGTCCTTTAGTTGAACTTTGGAATATTGGTAGTGGTAATGAACAGATACCATCTTCTAAACAAATACAAGAAGCTCTTAATAATATAGATTATCGTAACATTATTTTAGATAAATCAAATTACAGTGTTAGATTATCTAAAAAAGGTATGATGATTGACCTTGGAGGTATTGCAAAAGGTTATGCAGCTGATAAAATAGCTTCTTATCTGAAAGATAACAACATAAACAGTGCCATAATAAATTTAGGAGGCAATGTATATGCTTTAGGAGCAAGACCGGATAAAACCCCTTGGAAAATAGCAATACAAAACCCATTAGAAACTAGAGGGACTTATTTGGGAACCGTAGAATTAAAAGATAAATCTGTAGTATCATCTGGTGTGTATGAAAGGTATTTCGTACACAATGACAAAAGGTATCATCATATCCTAAGTCCTTTTACTGGTTATCCTGTAGAAAACTCTTTACTAAGTGTTACTATTGTTTCTGATAAATCTATTGATGGTGATGGATTATCTACTGCAGTTTTCACATTAGGTTTAGATAAAGGAGCTAATCTAATTAATTCCCTTGAAGGAATAGAAGCAATATTTATTGACGATAAACAAAATGTTTACATTACTACTGGACTTAAAAATAGCTTTGAACTTACAGATAACGAGTTTACTCTAAAAATTTTATCGAGTAATATAGATTAA
- the ptsP gene encoding phosphoenolpyruvate--protein phosphotransferase has protein sequence MKGIGASPGIAIGKVLVKKDPEIKIEKKSIENVDAEIKRLEEARKVSKEQINKLYEHTLKNIGEKEAKIFEAHSMILDDPEFFGQVEQKIKSEEVNAEFALNEVTNNFVQIFESMDNEYMKERAADIKDVSSRVIKQLLGIETTDLSRLEEEVIIIAEDLTPSDTAQMDKEKVLGFVTEIGGKTAHSAIMARTLEIPAVVGVEGITTSVKNGDILIFDGEEGNVIVNPEEKVIEEYKNKKEEYEKFRERLAELKGAKSETKDGFEVELVANIGTPKDVDGVIRNDGEGVGLYRTEFLYMDRDDLPTEDEQFEAYKEVAERLEGKPVVIRTLDIGGDKDLPYLELPEEMNPFLGYRAIRLCLDRTDIFKTQLRALLRASAYGNIKIMFPMISSIEELRQAKAILEEVKEELRSENVKFNEEIEVGMMIEIPAAAIMSDVFAKEVDFFSIGTNDLLQYTTAVDRGNRQISYLYNQFHPALLRLVKQVIDNGHKAGIWVGMCGEVAGDPKLIPILIGMGLDEFSMSPISILKARWIINNLSREEMKEMAEKVINLPTAEEVKKFIEENIKIEF, from the coding sequence ATGAAAGGAATAGGAGCATCACCAGGGATCGCTATAGGTAAAGTCCTAGTAAAGAAAGACCCAGAGATTAAGATTGAAAAGAAGAGTATAGAAAATGTTGATGCTGAGATTAAGAGACTAGAAGAAGCTAGAAAAGTAAGTAAAGAACAAATCAATAAGCTTTATGAGCATACATTAAAAAACATTGGAGAGAAAGAAGCTAAAATATTTGAAGCTCATAGTATGATATTAGATGACCCAGAGTTCTTTGGTCAAGTTGAGCAAAAGATTAAATCTGAAGAGGTTAATGCAGAATTTGCATTAAATGAAGTAACTAATAATTTCGTTCAAATATTTGAAAGCATGGATAATGAATACATGAAAGAAAGGGCAGCAGACATTAAAGATGTTTCTAGCAGAGTAATTAAACAGTTACTTGGAATTGAAACAACTGATTTATCAAGACTTGAAGAAGAAGTCATAATTATAGCCGAGGATTTAACTCCATCGGATACAGCTCAGATGGATAAAGAAAAAGTGCTTGGATTTGTTACTGAAATAGGTGGAAAGACAGCACACTCAGCTATAATGGCTAGAACTTTAGAAATACCTGCAGTAGTAGGTGTAGAGGGTATAACAACAAGTGTTAAAAACGGTGACATTTTAATATTTGATGGTGAAGAAGGTAATGTAATTGTAAATCCAGAGGAAAAAGTTATAGAAGAATATAAAAATAAAAAAGAAGAGTATGAAAAATTCAGAGAAAGACTAGCTGAGCTTAAAGGTGCTAAAAGTGAAACTAAAGATGGATTTGAAGTAGAATTAGTAGCTAATATAGGTACACCAAAAGATGTAGATGGAGTAATTAGAAATGATGGGGAAGGAGTAGGTTTATATAGAACAGAGTTCTTATATATGGATAGAGATGACCTACCAACAGAAGATGAACAATTTGAAGCATACAAAGAGGTTGCAGAAAGATTAGAAGGAAAACCAGTAGTAATTAGAACCTTAGATATAGGTGGAGATAAAGATTTACCATATTTAGAGCTGCCTGAAGAGATGAATCCTTTCCTAGGATATAGAGCTATAAGATTATGCTTAGATAGAACTGACATATTTAAAACTCAGTTAAGAGCATTATTAAGAGCAAGTGCATATGGAAATATAAAAATAATGTTCCCTATGATTTCAAGTATAGAGGAACTTAGACAGGCTAAAGCTATATTAGAAGAAGTAAAAGAAGAACTAAGAAGCGAAAATGTTAAATTCAATGAAGAAATTGAAGTAGGTATGATGATAGAAATACCTGCAGCAGCAATTATGTCAGATGTATTTGCTAAAGAGGTGGATTTCTTTAGTATAGGAACAAATGACTTACTTCAATATACAACAGCAGTAGATAGAGGAAACAGACAAATTTCGTACTTATATAATCAATTCCATCCAGCATTACTAAGACTAGTAAAACAGGTTATTGATAATGGGCATAAAGCAGGAATATGGGTTGGAATGTGTGGAGAAGTTGCAGGAGACCCTAAATTAATACCAATTCTAATAGGTATGGGATTAGATGAGTTTAGTATGAGTCCGATATCAATACTTAAAGCTAGATGGATAATTAACAACTTATCAAGAGAAGAAATGAAAGAGATGGCTGAAAAAGTTATAAACTTGCCAACTGCTGAAGAGGTTAAGAAATTTATTGAAGAAAATATAAAAATAGAATTTTAA
- a CDS encoding HPr family phosphocarrier protein, translating into MQKVEIVLQNETGLHARPASIFVKEASKYTSEVTIVKDGTKFNGKSIMGILSMGASKGDKLEIIAEGDDEKEAVEALKELVENNFGE; encoded by the coding sequence ATGCAAAAAGTAGAAATTGTATTACAAAATGAAACAGGTTTACATGCAAGACCAGCAAGTATATTTGTAAAGGAAGCTTCTAAATATACATCAGAAGTAACAATAGTAAAAGATGGTACAAAATTCAATGGAAAAAGTATAATGGGTATCTTAAGTATGGGAGCTAGCAAAGGAGATAAGCTTGAAATAATAGCTGAAGGTGACGATGAAAAGGAAGCAGTGGAAGCATTAAAAGAGCTAGTTGAGAACAACTTCGGAGAATAG
- a CDS encoding PTS fructose-like transporter subunit IIB, whose product MEVTKIKVVAVTACPTGLAQTYLAAEALEIAAKRVGIQIKVETQGKIGIENQLSQENIKNADLVILTKDKDIINKERFKDKEVFKVSVVDIIKKSDSILNSIKDYLKGEKKVLTL is encoded by the coding sequence ATGGAGGTGACAAAGATTAAAGTTGTTGCAGTAACAGCTTGCCCTACAGGCTTAGCACAAACGTATTTAGCAGCTGAAGCTTTAGAAATAGCAGCAAAAAGGGTAGGAATACAAATAAAAGTTGAAACTCAAGGTAAAATAGGCATTGAAAATCAACTATCGCAAGAAAATATAAAAAATGCCGATTTAGTTATCTTGACAAAGGATAAAGATATTATAAACAAAGAAAGATTTAAAGATAAAGAAGTATTTAAGGTAAGTGTTGTAGATATCATTAAAAAATCAGATTCAATACTTAATAGCATCAAGGATTATTTAAAAGGAGAAAAGAAGGTATTGACTTTATAA
- a CDS encoding PTS sugar transporter subunit IIA translates to MSKLINEHLIKLDVSESSKRKVIIELAELINVQNRLYNLDGYLSEVFRRERLSTTGIGYGIAIPHGKCKDVKKPTIAFGRLKKGVDWDSVDGKPVNLVFLLAVPQETDSKQHLETISALSRKLVNEEFRHALLSIDSKDKFISLFNSIFKDR, encoded by the coding sequence ATGAGTAAGCTTATTAATGAACACTTAATAAAGTTAGATGTAAGTGAGAGTAGCAAAAGAAAAGTAATAATAGAATTAGCAGAGCTAATAAATGTTCAAAATAGACTGTATAATCTTGATGGTTATTTATCAGAAGTTTTTAGAAGGGAAAGGCTTTCTACTACAGGGATTGGATATGGAATAGCTATCCCCCACGGAAAATGTAAAGATGTAAAAAAACCTACTATTGCCTTTGGTAGATTAAAAAAAGGTGTAGATTGGGATTCAGTTGATGGTAAGCCTGTAAACTTAGTATTTCTATTAGCAGTACCACAAGAAACTGATTCTAAACAGCATTTAGAAACAATATCTGCATTGTCAAGAAAGTTAGTTAATGAAGAGTTTAGACATGCTCTTTTATCAATAGATAGCAAGGATAAATTTATTAGTTTATTTAATTCTATATTTAAGGACAGATAG
- a CDS encoding BglG family transcription antiterminator has protein sequence MNDVPNSRCWEIINILLNEVEPITINNIAKKLDVSNKTIRNDLKHIEEYFECGKYGKLIKKPRVGVWLEANQEERILLREAISKSKVYIQPYSSEERQLYITKRLLLSNESITMQLLADELYVSRVTIYKDLEEVEKWLEKYNLKLLRKQNYGIEVVGDEKNWRKAAADLLVLLKNDEEIKNILQNQDNFEKVDSRISREDYEYIKKVFSDIDIRKIEDILSEAEKKMEFLLTDEAFAGLIAHIAIGIKRIKQNKDIDMESKQLSVIKEKKEYEIAAWIAKKIEKEFDIEVPEPEVGYISLHVLGAKIKENFHSNEVNDVLKNVDSNILELAKEIVELIGNILSVDFTKDKKLLAGLALHLRPAINRLKYGLSLRNPLLDDIKNNYPSVFGAAWATSVLFEKFFGVKVTEEEIGYLSIHIGAALERLNKKTRAIVVCSSGIGTAQLVAVRLEKEIHGLEIVDITSVHEVDKINPKDFDIVITTIPFKYTSKPTVQISVFVNANDIERVKKYIKNVENTRKFDKEIIESKENSLFNQELIFSKMNASSREEVINRLGDELVNKGFVEKGYIETVLDREKVTSTAVGKGVAIPHGNEKLVHRPSIAIATLNEPIDWSGEKVDIVFLLALGFEASNEIRKFFKSFYSMLDNVDILNTIRDSKTSEQIYEVLLERKS, from the coding sequence ATGAATGATGTTCCTAACTCTAGATGTTGGGAAATTATAAACATATTACTAAATGAAGTTGAGCCAATAACAATAAATAACATAGCAAAGAAATTGGATGTTTCAAATAAAACTATAAGAAATGACCTTAAGCATATTGAAGAATACTTTGAATGTGGTAAATATGGAAAGCTTATAAAGAAGCCTAGAGTAGGAGTTTGGTTGGAAGCTAATCAAGAAGAGAGAATATTACTTAGAGAAGCAATTAGTAAAAGTAAAGTATATATTCAACCTTATTCTTCAGAAGAAAGACAGTTATATATAACTAAGAGGTTATTATTATCAAACGAATCTATTACAATGCAGCTTTTAGCAGATGAGCTTTATGTAAGTAGAGTTACTATATATAAGGATTTAGAAGAAGTAGAGAAATGGCTAGAAAAATATAATCTTAAGCTTTTAAGAAAGCAGAATTATGGAATAGAAGTAGTAGGAGATGAAAAGAACTGGAGAAAAGCAGCAGCAGATTTATTAGTTTTACTTAAAAACGATGAAGAAATAAAAAATATTTTGCAAAATCAAGATAATTTTGAAAAAGTAGATAGTAGAATAAGTAGAGAAGACTATGAATATATAAAAAAAGTTTTTTCAGATATAGATATAAGAAAAATAGAGGATATATTGTCAGAAGCAGAGAAGAAAATGGAGTTTTTATTAACAGATGAAGCATTTGCAGGGTTAATAGCTCATATAGCAATAGGAATTAAGAGAATAAAACAGAATAAAGATATAGATATGGAGTCAAAGCAGCTGTCAGTAATTAAAGAGAAAAAAGAATACGAAATAGCAGCGTGGATAGCAAAAAAAATAGAGAAAGAGTTTGATATAGAAGTACCAGAACCAGAAGTAGGATATATTTCATTACACGTTTTAGGAGCTAAAATAAAAGAAAATTTTCATTCGAATGAAGTTAATGATGTATTAAAAAATGTTGACTCTAATATTTTAGAGCTGGCAAAAGAAATAGTAGAATTAATTGGAAACATTCTATCTGTGGATTTTACTAAAGATAAAAAGCTGCTAGCGGGATTAGCATTACATTTAAGGCCTGCAATAAATAGACTTAAATATGGTTTAAGCTTAAGAAATCCTTTATTAGACGATATAAAGAATAATTACCCTAGTGTATTTGGTGCAGCTTGGGCAACAAGTGTACTGTTTGAAAAGTTTTTTGGTGTTAAAGTTACTGAAGAAGAGATAGGGTATTTATCTATACACATAGGAGCAGCTTTAGAAAGATTAAATAAAAAAACAAGAGCAATAGTTGTGTGTAGTAGCGGGATAGGAACAGCGCAACTTGTTGCTGTTAGATTAGAAAAAGAAATACATGGATTAGAGATTGTAGACATTACTTCAGTGCATGAGGTTGATAAGATAAATCCCAAGGACTTTGATATAGTCATAACTACAATACCTTTTAAATACACGTCAAAACCAACAGTTCAAATTAGTGTGTTTGTAAATGCAAACGATATAGAAAGAGTAAAAAAATATATAAAGAATGTAGAAAACACTAGGAAATTTGATAAAGAAATCATAGAAAGCAAAGAAAATAGTTTGTTTAATCAAGAGCTAATTTTTTCAAAGATGAATGCAAGTAGTAGAGAAGAAGTTATAAATAGATTAGGGGATGAACTAGTAAATAAAGGATTTGTAGAGAAGGGATATATAGAAACAGTTTTAGATAGAGAAAAGGTTACATCAACCGCAGTAGGAAAAGGGGTGGCTATACCCCATGGAAATGAGAAATTAGTCCATCGACCTTCAATTGCAATAGCGACTCTTAATGAGCCGATAGATTGGTCAGGAGAAAAGGTGGATATAGTGTTTCTGCTTGCTCTTGGTTTTGAGGCAAGTAATGAAATAAGGAAATTTTTTAAAAGCTTTTATTCTATGTTAGACAATGTAGATATTTTAAATACAATAAGAGATAGCAAGACATCTGAGCAAATTTATGAGGTGCTACTAGAGAGGAAGAGCTAG
- a CDS encoding type I phosphomannose isomerase catalytic subunit produces MYPLKFENIYCEKVWGSRDLESFRDNLPEGKIGESWDVACHKNGTSVISNGEHKGMRLDDLIKEKGQELVGSKISTEWFPLLIKLLNTSGKLSVQVHPDDEYARKVEGDMGKTEVWYVVDAKEDAKLILGTNNCTKAEFEQAINNGNPEEYMNVVKVKKGDVYLIKSGLIHTMGEGLIIAEIQQNSDTTYRVYDYGRGRELHIEKALDVIDFELQGKKSEGLTVKKSGYSKTYYCLNEHFALELYDVHTSFAEKSDKERFYIFTCVEGEGKIKYRNGIEEIKMGDSLLIPATLGEYEVIGKMKLLKSYVPDVEKVEREILNVAK; encoded by the coding sequence ATGTATCCTTTAAAGTTCGAAAATATATATTGCGAAAAAGTTTGGGGAAGTAGAGACCTAGAAAGCTTTAGGGATAATTTACCTGAAGGTAAAATAGGTGAAAGCTGGGATGTAGCATGCCATAAAAATGGTACTAGTGTGATATCAAATGGCGAGCATAAAGGCATGAGACTAGATGACCTTATTAAAGAAAAGGGTCAAGAGCTAGTAGGTAGTAAGATTTCTACTGAATGGTTTCCATTATTAATAAAATTATTAAATACTAGTGGTAAGTTATCAGTACAAGTGCATCCTGACGATGAATATGCTAGAAAAGTTGAAGGAGATATGGGTAAGACAGAAGTTTGGTATGTAGTAGACGCAAAAGAAGATGCTAAACTAATTTTAGGAACAAATAATTGTACAAAAGCAGAATTTGAACAGGCTATTAATAATGGTAACCCAGAAGAATATATGAATGTGGTAAAAGTAAAAAAAGGTGATGTATATTTAATTAAAAGTGGATTAATACATACTATGGGAGAGGGCCTAATAATTGCAGAAATTCAGCAAAATAGTGATACTACATATAGAGTATATGATTATGGTAGAGGTAGAGAGTTGCATATAGAAAAGGCTTTAGATGTTATTGATTTTGAGCTGCAAGGAAAGAAGAGCGAAGGATTAACTGTAAAGAAATCTGGTTATAGCAAAACTTACTATTGCTTAAATGAACACTTTGCATTAGAATTATATGATGTACATACAAGTTTTGCAGAAAAAAGTGATAAAGAAAGGTTTTATATATTTACTTGTGTAGAAGGCGAAGGGAAAATTAAGTATAGAAATGGAATAGAAGAAATAAAAATGGGGGACAGCTTATTAATTCCAGCTACTTTAGGAGAATATGAAGTAATAGGGAAGATGAAACTATTAAAAAGCTATGTACCAGATGTTGAAAAAGTAGAAAGAGAAATATTAAATGTTGCTAAATAA
- a CDS encoding DUF5317 domain-containing protein: protein MLVESMATSVIVGKARGGKVKNIEKINIKAWYLFILGFILEFTSVYLYSNKIGNFTKIIDNYFIYIHGFSYLLIFIGLILNFNKKSLVLVFIGTLLNFIVITANGGQMPVSGAGLENLGLMDQLNMLKQESIATHTLVTDSSKLVFLGDIIPIPKPYPLPKMISIGDIFIALGIFFFLQGAMVNRKLSKHKPNMIRFQYKSKNM, encoded by the coding sequence ATGTTGGTTGAATCGATGGCTACTTCAGTTATTGTAGGTAAAGCAAGAGGAGGAAAGGTAAAAAATATTGAAAAAATAAATATAAAAGCATGGTACCTTTTTATTTTAGGTTTTATATTAGAATTTACATCAGTTTATTTATATAGTAATAAAATAGGGAATTTTACTAAAATCATTGATAATTATTTTATATACATACATGGTTTTTCATACTTATTGATATTTATTGGACTCATACTTAATTTTAATAAAAAATCTTTGGTGTTAGTGTTTATAGGTACTTTATTAAACTTTATTGTAATCACGGCAAATGGTGGACAAATGCCTGTTTCTGGAGCTGGTCTTGAAAATTTAGGATTAATGGACCAACTAAATATGCTTAAACAAGAATCAATAGCAACTCATACATTAGTTACAGATAGTTCAAAATTAGTTTTCTTAGGGGACATTATACCAATACCTAAACCTTATCCATTACCTAAAATGATAAGTATAGGTGATATTTTTATTGCACTTGGTATATTCTTTTTTTTACAGGGAGCTATGGTTAATAGAAAATTATCAAAGCACAAGCCTAATATGATAAGATTTCAATATAAAAGCAAAAATATGTAA
- a CDS encoding HD-GYP domain-containing protein, translated as MLKISKKVSMYIICMFISSLILLFYIVNKYSLPNLDILLFWTILSVIAESLIVVLPSGAGLSVGFAISLATIVAEGPLAAVLVTSIGITLRIAKVKNRGFIHIFNTPIYKTIFNISQSIIVTGISGILYFYVNEQLYKEIVDFSLFTIIVVILVHTLLNTILLSILFTLIKEEKFIKNWLNNVKGVYLSAFAVGTLGVIIALAYISYGSGAVLLFFGPLLLARYSFKLYMDTKHMYIETIHALTKTIEAKDSYTSGHACRVAEYSVKLAKALNLSDRKIENIKTAALLHDIGKIGIDDEILKKPGKLTDVEYNMIKQHPVIGSDILKDVDFLDEVAKIIKYHHERYDGRGYPEGLKADKIPLEAAILSIADVYDAMTTDRPYRGALTKEKAIKEIKENSGTQFHPKLTDAFIKIIRQEISKELLENVG; from the coding sequence ATGTTGAAAATTTCTAAAAAAGTATCTATGTATATAATATGTATGTTTATAAGTTCTTTAATTTTATTATTTTATATTGTAAATAAATATAGCTTACCTAATCTTGATATTTTATTATTTTGGACAATATTATCAGTAATAGCAGAATCATTGATAGTTGTATTACCAAGTGGAGCAGGACTATCAGTAGGGTTTGCTATAAGTTTAGCAACTATTGTTGCAGAAGGTCCTTTAGCTGCAGTTTTGGTTACATCAATTGGTATTACATTACGAATTGCAAAAGTTAAAAATAGAGGATTTATTCATATATTTAATACACCTATTTATAAAACAATTTTCAATATATCCCAGAGTATTATTGTTACTGGAATTTCAGGAATTTTATATTTTTATGTAAACGAACAATTATATAAGGAAATAGTTGATTTTTCTTTATTTACTATTATAGTTGTAATATTAGTACATACATTATTGAATACTATTTTGTTATCAATACTATTTACTTTAATAAAAGAGGAGAAGTTTATAAAGAATTGGCTTAACAATGTGAAAGGTGTATATTTAAGTGCGTTTGCTGTAGGAACACTTGGAGTAATAATAGCATTAGCATATATAAGCTATGGTTCAGGTGCAGTTTTATTATTCTTTGGTCCATTACTATTAGCAAGATACTCATTTAAATTATATATGGATACAAAGCATATGTATATAGAGACTATACATGCTTTAACCAAAACAATAGAAGCAAAAGATTCTTATACAAGTGGACATGCCTGCAGAGTTGCTGAATATTCAGTGAAACTAGCAAAGGCTTTAAACTTATCCGATAGAAAAATAGAAAATATTAAAACAGCTGCACTTTTACATGACATAGGGAAAATAGGTATAGATGATGAAATCTTAAAAAAGCCAGGGAAGCTTACAGATGTTGAATATAACATGATTAAGCAGCACCCAGTAATAGGCTCAGATATATTAAAGGACGTAGACTTTTTAGATGAAGTTGCAAAGATTATTAAATATCATCATGAAAGATATGATGGTAGAGGTTATCCAGAAGGATTAAAAGCAGATAAAATACCCCTAGAAGCTGCTATACTATCGATAGCAGATGTATATGATGCTATGACTACCGACAGACCATATAGAGGGGCACTTACAAAGGAGAAGGCAATAAAGGAAATAAAAGAAAATTCTGGTACACAGTTTCATCCTAAATTGACAGATGCTTTTATTAAAATTATAAGACAAGAAATTAGTAAGGAGTTGCTTGAAAATGTTGGTTGA